The following proteins are co-located in the Engraulis encrasicolus isolate BLACKSEA-1 chromosome 2, IST_EnEncr_1.0, whole genome shotgun sequence genome:
- the pgls gene encoding 6-phosphogluconolactonase has protein sequence MSSRRVVVFPSSTELGPVLAQLVCDRAQKALSAGRGHFSLGLSGGSLVSMLSKELPTQPGLDCSKWVVGFCDERVVPFDDPESTYGLYKNQLFSKINIPESAVLAIDSSLPVAECAEDYARKLKQVSSEDIPVFDVLLLGMGPDGHTCSLFPGHPLLEETQKTVAPISDSPKPPPNRVTMTFPVVNAARCVIFVSTGGSKAPVLKEVLEGGEGPALPAARVAPTQGELFWLVDEPAAASLTLEVERPGPGAKL, from the exons ATGTCCAGCAGAAGGGTGGTGGTGTTCCCCTCGTCCACGGAGCTCGGCCCGGTGCTGGCCCAGCTGGTGTGCGACCGTGCCCAGAAGGCCCTGAGCGCCGGCCGCGGCCACTTCAGCCTGGGCCTCTCGGGCGGCAGCCTGGTGTCCATGCTGAGCAAGGAGCTTCCCACTCAGCCGGGCCTGGACTGCAGCAAATGGGTCGTGGGCTTCTGTGACGAGAGGGTGGTGCCTTTCGACGACCCGGAAAGCACCTACGGCTTGTACAAA AACCAGCTATTCTCCAAAATCAACATTCCAGAGAGCGCTGTTCTGGCCATAGACTCCTCGTTACCTGTGGCAGAGTGTGCAGAGGATTATGCCCGCAAACTGAAGCAG GTCTCCAGTGAGGACATTCCCGTGTTTGATGTTCTGCTGTTGGGCATGGGGCCTGATGGGCACACCTGCTCCCTCTTCCCTGGCCACCCCTTACTAGAG GAAACCCAAAAAACAGTAGCCCCCATCAGTGACTCCCCCAAGCCTCCCCCTAACCGAGTCACCATGACCTTCCCCGTGGTCAACGCTGCTCGCTGTGTCATCTTCGTGTCTACCGGAGGCAGCAAAGCCCCTGTGCTAAAG GAAGTGCTGGAGGGTGGAGAGGGGCCGGCTCTTCCGGCGGCGCGCGTGGCCCCCACTCAGGGGGAGCTCTTCTGGCTGGTGGATGAGCCGGCGGCAGCCTCCCTCACCCTTGAGGTGGAGAGGCCAGGGCCTGGAGCCAAACTGTGA